Proteins encoded by one window of Actinocorallia herbida:
- a CDS encoding acyl-CoA dehydrogenase family protein: protein MRRTLFNEDHDAFRETVRGFADRVLKPNYPKFVEQRSIDRDVWREAGELGILGLEVPEQYGGSGADDFRFNVVANEEFAKVSMGYASCLGIHADIVAPYLVKLTNEEQRRRWLPRFCTGELWTAIGMTEPSGGSDLAALKTVAVKDGSDWIINGGKTFITNGYSADLVIVAARTDPSKGSKGISLFAVEADMPGFERGRKLHKVGQPESDTAELFFSDVRVPAANMIGEEGLGFISMMKLLPQERIGSAVTNLAHATQVLDETLEYVKSREAFGQPIGKFQHNAFLLAELATKADVTRAFIDACLANHLNGEMSPVDAAKAKWWSAEVQNQIIDACVQLHGGYGYMTEYRTAQAWTDARVTKIWAGSNEIMKMIISRDLGL from the coding sequence ATGCGCCGCACACTGTTCAACGAGGACCACGACGCCTTCAGGGAGACCGTCCGGGGCTTCGCCGACCGCGTCCTGAAGCCCAACTACCCGAAGTTCGTCGAGCAGCGCTCGATCGACCGGGACGTCTGGCGCGAGGCCGGCGAACTCGGCATCCTCGGCCTCGAGGTCCCCGAGCAGTACGGCGGCTCCGGCGCCGACGACTTCCGCTTCAACGTCGTCGCCAACGAGGAGTTCGCCAAGGTCTCCATGGGCTACGCCTCCTGCCTCGGCATCCACGCCGACATCGTCGCCCCCTACCTCGTCAAGCTGACCAACGAGGAGCAGCGGCGGCGCTGGCTCCCGCGCTTCTGCACGGGCGAGCTCTGGACGGCCATCGGCATGACCGAGCCGTCCGGCGGCTCCGACCTCGCCGCCCTGAAGACCGTCGCCGTCAAGGACGGCTCCGACTGGATCATCAACGGCGGCAAGACCTTCATCACCAACGGCTACAGCGCCGACCTCGTGATCGTCGCCGCCCGCACCGACCCGTCGAAGGGCTCCAAGGGCATCAGCCTCTTCGCCGTCGAGGCGGACATGCCCGGCTTCGAACGCGGCCGCAAACTCCACAAGGTCGGCCAGCCCGAATCCGACACCGCGGAACTCTTCTTCAGCGACGTCCGCGTCCCCGCCGCGAACATGATCGGCGAAGAGGGCCTCGGCTTCATCTCCATGATGAAACTCCTGCCCCAGGAACGCATCGGCTCCGCCGTCACCAACCTCGCCCACGCCACCCAGGTCCTCGACGAGACCCTCGAATACGTCAAATCCCGCGAAGCCTTCGGCCAGCCCATCGGCAAATTCCAGCACAACGCCTTCTTGCTGGCCGAACTCGCCACCAAGGCCGACGTGACCCGCGCCTTCATCGACGCCTGCCTCGCCAACCACCTCAACGGCGAAATGTCCCCGGTCGACGCCGCCAAGGCCAAATGGTGGTCCGCCGAAGTCCAGAACCAGATCATCGACGCCTGCGTCCAACTCCACGGCGGCTACGGCTACATGACCGAATACCGCACCGCCCAAGCCTGGACCGACGCCCGAGTAACCAAAATCTGGGCCGGGTCCAACGAGATCATGAAGATGATCATCAGCCGCGACCTCGGCCTATAG
- a CDS encoding MAB_1171c family putative transporter gives MIDAVFFSIAVVTFAAAAFKLRDLRRGPVRAGQRALCLLLVTLGLSFVVLSDTAQAVESLIFPNLGRLLSNICTLVVAFGIVAHLIGVSLPAPRAQAAVRRLAFAYLLAIATMAAAFLASPVPARVGDFGDLYRDKPGLVLYTDIFVVMLGRAMVALLLLSLRYSRHAHRAALRFGLWSVASGAVIALVYLTEKFIFVQSTFLGVDLPLSGHDGACPSVVWPVGCLFSVTFPAVGALLIVVGMTVPTWGPMLTAPLDWWKDRRLHTRLEPLWRLLYEEFPQIVMPGTAHLDSRWRLQRRVIEIRDGLTALTPYRNSAARTAAEAAADTAKIPAPERAAVIEATLITLALTERRKNNPAAIRDEPAHSPTSPADLTSDARQLADIAAALPSVLTLQQVAHV, from the coding sequence GTGATCGACGCGGTGTTCTTCTCCATCGCCGTCGTGACGTTCGCCGCGGCCGCGTTCAAACTGCGAGACCTCCGGCGAGGACCGGTGCGTGCAGGCCAGCGCGCACTGTGCCTGCTGCTGGTGACGCTGGGCCTGTCCTTCGTGGTGTTGTCGGACACCGCCCAAGCCGTCGAGAGCTTGATCTTCCCGAATCTGGGCCGGCTCCTGTCCAACATCTGCACCCTGGTGGTGGCGTTCGGCATCGTGGCCCACCTGATCGGCGTCAGCCTGCCCGCTCCCCGGGCACAGGCGGCCGTGCGGCGGCTCGCCTTCGCCTACCTCCTGGCGATCGCGACCATGGCAGCGGCGTTCCTCGCCAGCCCGGTGCCGGCCAGAGTCGGCGACTTCGGAGACCTTTACCGGGACAAGCCCGGACTCGTCCTCTACACGGACATCTTCGTCGTCATGCTCGGGAGGGCCATGGTCGCTCTGCTCCTCCTCAGCCTCCGCTATTCGCGGCACGCCCATCGCGCAGCCCTGCGGTTCGGCCTGTGGAGCGTGGCGAGCGGCGCCGTGATCGCACTCGTGTACCTCACGGAGAAGTTCATCTTCGTCCAGTCCACGTTCCTGGGCGTGGATCTGCCTCTGTCCGGACACGACGGTGCATGCCCGTCCGTCGTGTGGCCCGTCGGATGCCTGTTCTCCGTCACGTTCCCCGCCGTCGGAGCCCTGCTCATCGTCGTGGGCATGACGGTGCCGACCTGGGGCCCGATGCTAACCGCACCCCTCGACTGGTGGAAGGACCGCCGTCTCCACACCCGCCTCGAACCCCTCTGGCGCCTGCTCTACGAGGAGTTCCCCCAGATCGTCATGCCAGGGACCGCGCACCTCGACTCCCGATGGCGCCTGCAGCGCAGGGTGATCGAAATCCGCGACGGCCTGACCGCCCTGACCCCCTACCGGAACTCAGCGGCCCGCACCGCAGCGGAAGCGGCAGCCGACACCGCAAAGATCCCGGCGCCAGAGCGCGCAGCCGTCATCGAGGCGACCCTGATCACCCTGGCTCTGACAGAGCGCCGCAAGAACAACCCCGCAGCGATACGGGACGAGCCCGCGCACTCTCCCACCAGCCCCGCCGACCTGACAAGCGATGCCCGCCAGCTCGCAGACATCGCCGCGGCCCTGCCGTCGGTCCTCACCCTCCAGCAGGTGGCCCATGTTTGA
- a CDS encoding cytochrome P450 family protein, with amino-acid sequence MFDDEFFRDPYPLYDRLREQCPVQRMDGGRFPFWLITGYAEAREALADPRLSKDTSAFEHVLAPDGRTRDIAPAIARSLLATDPPDHTRLRRPVTRAFTPQLTDRLTPRIEQIAADLVADLADRREADLVADFAVPLPLTVICELLGVPPEDRPALRTWSQDLFLHGDHRHRDAASHHIAAYMTDLVTTRRTTRGDDLLSALLNDQDEAPTMSPEELVSLATLFVVAGHETTANLIANTALMLLTRPALMSDPHTTLEALPQIIEEALRFDAPLGIATIRFTREPVTYADTEIPADQAIMISLAAANRDPRSFTSPHTFTPTPRPQPHLSFGHGPHYCPGARLAKLETHIALTTLLTTFPTLTLTQPPSTLPWRQSRQMRSPQTLPTLLSAAPPPQPL; translated from the coding sequence ATGTTTGATGACGAGTTCTTCCGCGACCCCTACCCGCTCTACGACCGCCTGCGCGAGCAATGCCCCGTCCAGCGGATGGACGGCGGCCGTTTCCCTTTCTGGCTGATCACCGGCTACGCCGAAGCCCGCGAGGCCCTCGCCGACCCGCGCCTGAGCAAGGACACCTCCGCCTTCGAGCACGTCCTGGCCCCCGACGGCCGCACCCGAGACATCGCCCCCGCCATCGCCCGCTCCCTCCTCGCCACCGACCCACCCGACCACACCCGCCTACGCCGCCCCGTCACCCGAGCCTTCACCCCCCAGCTCACCGACCGGCTCACCCCCCGCATCGAACAGATCGCCGCCGACCTCGTCGCCGACCTGGCCGACCGCCGCGAAGCCGACCTCGTCGCCGACTTCGCAGTCCCCCTGCCCCTAACGGTGATCTGCGAGCTCCTCGGCGTCCCACCCGAAGACCGCCCCGCCCTCCGCACCTGGTCCCAAGACCTCTTCCTCCACGGCGACCACCGCCACCGAGACGCCGCCTCCCACCACATCGCCGCGTACATGACCGACCTCGTCACCACCCGCCGAACAACCCGCGGCGACGACCTCCTCAGCGCCCTCCTTAACGACCAGGACGAAGCTCCGACGATGTCCCCTGAGGAACTGGTGTCCCTGGCCACGCTCTTCGTCGTCGCCGGCCACGAGACAACCGCGAACCTCATCGCCAACACCGCCCTGATGCTCCTCACACGCCCAGCCCTCATGTCGGACCCGCACACGACCCTCGAAGCCCTTCCCCAAATCATCGAGGAAGCCCTCCGCTTCGACGCCCCCCTCGGCATCGCCACCATCCGCTTCACCCGCGAACCCGTCACCTACGCCGACACCGAAATCCCCGCCGATCAAGCCATCATGATCTCCCTGGCCGCAGCCAACCGCGACCCCCGATCCTTCACCTCCCCCCACACCTTCACCCCCACCCCCCGCCCCCAACCCCACCTCTCCTTCGGCCACGGCCCCCACTACTGCCCCGGCGCCCGCCTAGCCAAGCTAGAAACCCACATAGCCCTCACCACCCTCCTCACCACCTTCCCCACCCTCACCCTCACCCAGCCCCCCTCCACCCTCCCCTGGCGCCAAAGCCGCCAAATGCGCTCCCCCCAGACCCTCCCCACCCTCCTAAGCGCTGCCCCGCCCCCTCAACCCCTGTAA
- a CDS encoding SDR family NAD(P)-dependent oxidoreductase has product MSGNWTEQHIPDQHGRVAIVTGANTGLGFETARMLAARGASVVLAVRDTEKGRRAAARISGDVTVQALDLASLDSIRSAAADLRAAHPRIDLLINNAGVMYTPRQTTADGFELQFGTNHLGHFALTGLLLDRLLPVPGSRVVTVSSTGHRIRAAVHFDDLQWERSYSRIGAYGQAKLANLMFTYELQRRLAPHGTTVAVAAHPGVSNTELTRNAPAAIRLPVTWLAPLLTQKAEMGALPTLRAATDPAVAGGQYYGPGNRWEIRGYPKPVGSSPDSHDEAAQQRLWTVSEELTGVTFPLGRPVR; this is encoded by the coding sequence ATGAGCGGCAACTGGACCGAGCAGCACATCCCCGACCAGCACGGTCGGGTGGCGATCGTGACCGGCGCCAACACCGGGCTGGGTTTCGAGACCGCCCGGATGCTCGCCGCACGCGGGGCGTCGGTGGTCCTGGCCGTCCGCGACACCGAGAAGGGCAGGCGGGCGGCCGCCCGCATCAGCGGCGACGTCACGGTCCAGGCCCTCGACCTGGCCTCCCTGGACTCGATCCGCTCCGCGGCGGCCGACCTGCGCGCCGCCCACCCGCGCATCGACCTCCTCATCAACAACGCGGGCGTGATGTACACCCCGCGGCAGACCACCGCCGACGGCTTCGAGCTGCAGTTCGGCACCAACCACCTCGGCCACTTCGCCCTGACCGGCCTGCTGCTGGACCGGCTCCTGCCCGTCCCCGGCTCCCGCGTCGTGACGGTCAGCAGCACCGGCCACCGCATCCGGGCCGCCGTCCACTTCGACGACCTGCAGTGGGAGCGCTCGTACAGCCGCATCGGCGCCTACGGCCAGGCCAAACTCGCCAACCTGATGTTCACCTACGAACTGCAGCGCCGGCTCGCACCCCACGGCACCACCGTCGCGGTCGCCGCCCACCCCGGCGTGTCCAACACCGAACTCACCCGCAACGCGCCCGCCGCGATCCGCCTGCCCGTCACCTGGCTCGCGCCGCTGCTCACCCAGAAGGCCGAGATGGGCGCCCTGCCCACCCTGCGCGCCGCCACCGACCCGGCCGTCGCCGGCGGGCAGTACTACGGCCCCGGCAACCGCTGGGAGATCCGGGGATATCCGAAACCGGTCGGCTCCAGCCCCGACTCCCACGACGAAGCCGCCCAGCAGCGCCTGTGGACCGTCTCCGAGGAGCTCACCGGCGTGACGTTCCCCCTCGGCCGGCCCGTACGGTGA